The Oscillatoria sp. FACHB-1406 genome includes the window TTTGGCTCCAAGGGAGCAGAAAGAATTTTCTCATACAGCGGTGGGGCGCATCGCAGTGAATTTTGGTGAGGGTAAAGTTATTAGACTCCCTACGATCCAAGAATCCTCGCATCTTTAGGGCGAGGAGCCGTCAAAAGAGCGTGCGGACTACGATCCCTTCTTAATGCTAACGCTTCGCAAACCGGGGTTTTAGGGAATGGTATCGGTGTTGCTCGCTTCCGTTTGGGCAGGGGGAATGCCATCGATCGCAATCAGCGCCTCAATTGCCGAGCGCACGATGGGAGCGGCGACGACCGAACCAAACGCACCTTCGCCTTTCGGTTCGTCTACAACGGCGAGAATAACATAGCGGGGGGCTTCAATCGGGAAAATTCCGACAAAGCTGCTGATGCGGAGGTTGGAGTAATAACCGCCGGTAGGGCTGGCTTTTTGCGCCGTTCCGGATTTGCCGCCGATGCGGTAGCCTTCAATGCGAGCGTTTTTACCGCTATTGGCGTTGACGACACTCTCCATCATTTTTAAAACGGCATCGGTATTGGTTTTGGAGAAGACTTGGCGCGGCGGTTGGCGTTGCGGTTGCCAGAGCCGATCGCCTTTAGAATTGATGAGTCCTTCGACGAGGTATGGCGTAACGAGGTTGCCGCCGTTGGCGATCGCGGCGTGCAATTGCACCAGTTTAAAGGGCGAGAGCGAGAAACCCTGTCCGAAGGCTGAGGTTGCTGCTTCGACTGCCGATTCGGTAAATTTAGCTTCGTTTTTCAGTTGTCCGGCGGTTTCGCCGGGAAGTTCGATCCCCAGTTTTTGGTCTAATCCCAGATTTTTCAGAGCTTGGTAATAGTCTTGGCGCTGCATTTGCCGCACGACTTGCACCATACCGACGTTACTGGAGTATTGCAAAATTTGGTCGAGGGTGAGCGTTCCCCGCCCGCCGCGACTGTCGAAGTCGTGGTTTTTAATCGTCCAAGGGCCGACTTGAATGCTTCCGGTGTCGTTGAAGGTACTGCTGGGGTTAATTGCGCCTGCTTCGAGCGCGATCGCGATATTGATCGGTTTGAAGGTGGAACCGGGTTCGTATAAATCCGAAACCGTCCAGTTTTTAAACAAGCGCACGTCGGATTTGTAATATTGATTGGGGTCGAAGGTGGGTTCGGAGGCGAGCGCTCGTACTGCCCCGCTACGGACATCCATCACGATAACTGCACCGCGCTTGGCCTGAAATTGCTTGACTTGTTGTTGGAGGGCAAAGCGAACGGCGCGCTGCAAGCGCAGATCGAGGGTAAGTTGCAGTTGTTGGTCGTCTACTTCGACGAAGCCTTCCGGAACGCGATCGGGCATTAATGTCCCCATTCCGGTGCGGTTGAGTCGCAGCGAAACAATATTGCGTTCTAGGAGTTTTTGTTGGGAGTATTCTAAGCCAGCTTGAGCGTGATGCTCGCGATCGACGTATCCGATCGCGTCGGATACTAGGTCTTGTTGGGGATAGAGGCGAGAATATTGGCGAATTAATTCAATTCCATCGATGGAGAGGGTGCTAACGCGATCGGCAACATCTTCTTGAACGTCGTAGGCAATCGGAATTCCGCTTTTGCGTTTGCCGAATTTTGCTGCGATTTCCGTCGCACTCATTGGCGCTAAAACTTCGCCCAACTTCGTTGCAACTTCTACCGCCGGAATTTTGAAGAGTTTCGGGTGGGCGTAGAGCGTATACACTAAGCGATCGGTGGCTAAAACGGTGCCGTGGCGATCGACAATCTGACGGCGGGGAACGTAAGGGCGCATATAAACTTGTTGTTGCTGTCGCGCTTTGCGCTGCAACTCTGGCGCGTCTGCAATCTGAAGGCGATACAGATTAACCGCCAGTCCCGCTGCAAATGCTGCGAGAACGCCCCACACCAGTAACAATCGTCCCCATTGCCAGGACTGAGAGTTTTCTAGTCGCTCCAAGCTTTTTAAAAAGATTCTGCCCCAGAGTACGGGCAGTGCGACTTCCGAGTTTGGTTTGCGTCGAATGGTTCGAGCCGAGCTAGCCTTCCGAGCGTTAAGGCGGCGCTGTTCTCGCTGCTGGGGGGACAGGAATCTAGATTTCGCTCGACTCATCGGGAGATTGGTTGAGATAGACTTTCGACCCGCGCCTTGCGACTGGCAGGAGGCTTGAAGCGGTTCCGAAACGCGATCGCGTCTCGCGAGTCGGATTCTATTCTACGCTGAATTCGGATGGGATGTTCTGCTTTCGGAGGGTTGGGGAGAATTAAAAATTAAAAATTAAAAATTAAAAATTTACGCCTAATGTAGGTTATTTGCTATAGAAACGGCATTCTACGATTGTATCGTCTCCTTTTTCCGTTAATCCTTCACAATGAGCGATTCTCCGAAAGTACAAGCGCGCGTTGTTCCTTGGTTGTATGGGATGCTGCTGCCCATTCATCGCTTCCTGCTCGGTTTTTATTTTCAACAAATTCGGGTTGAAGGTCGAGAATATTTACCGGAGACGGGAGCTTTTGTTTTGGCTCCCAAACATTATAGCCGTTGGGATCCGCTGGTACTCGCGCTCTTGAGCCGAGAACCGTTTTATTTTATGGCGAAGGCGGATCAATGCGAGGGCTTTCAAGGTTGGTTTTCGCAACGGTTGGGGGCATTTCCGGTGGATTTAGAACGTCCGGCGATTTCGAGTTTGAAAACCGCGATCGCGCTGTTGGCGAGCGGGCAAAAACTGGTACTTTTTCCTGAAGGGGGAATTGTGCGCGATGAGTTGTTGCGATCGCTCCAACCCGGATTGGCGCGCCTTGTCCTACAAGCTGAATCTCTCTGCAATCAAACAATTCCCATCGTTCCTATCGCGATCCGATATGAGCCTGATGCGATTAAAGGCGCGATCGTTTGCCTGCAAATTTGCCCTCCCCTTCACAGCGGCGATTATCGTCAAAGTACCGACAAACGAACCGCCGCCGCCCTCACTCTCGCTTTAGAGAACGTCCTGCGAGAAAAATTGCACCAATTGCAACAGCAATAGTAAAGGTTAATACCTCTTTTTTAAGCATTTTGCGGGTTATTAAAACGAGCTTAAACGAACGAAAGCTTATTGAACGCCAACGGCGCGTCCTCCCGACCCAAAAACGATCGCGCGTTCCGGGTTCATGGGTTCCCAACCTACATCAAAACCTTTATTCCAAGCTAACTGACGTGCCGCTCGAAACGCTTCAAAACTATCCGGACGGACGATAAAAGCTAAATAATCTCGCTGGGGATCGAGTTCTGCGATCTCTTCATTAAAATCCGATTCTGCTTCTTTCATTGTCGCGCTCGATTCGCCTTTAGCATTAGCGGAACGCTCGTAAGCATAAACTAAGCTCGCAGAAGCAGAATCGACATAAACTTTAACCTCATAATTGGCAATATCAAAGCGCAGTCCATTTAAACGAGAAACCCGATCTTTTAAACAAGTTTCATACTCAGTTAGTTGTTGCAAATAAAGCTCGTATAGCACGGAGTTGCTGCTTTCTGAAGCAGTTGGCTCCTTACAATCGGGTAAACTATTGATTAAGTTACTTGCTTCAAGGACGGCTGATTGTGTGTCAACGTAAGTCACAATATTTTTTTCTGCTTCAAAAAAGTGAGGTGTTTTTTTACTGTCGGAAAGAAGAGGAGTTCTCACAACTTTTCCCGCTTCAACACTAACTAAAGTCACAAATAAGCCAATAAACATTAATACGCCGACCGTATTCGTCAAAATATCTAAAAATGAATCTAAATTTTGGGCTGGAAGAGCTAGTTTTCTCGATCTTCTTCTCATAGCTAGTATTCAGCATCTACAATTTTAATTTCCAATTTTTATCAAACGGTTCGTAACCAAAGTTAATCTTTTCTTTTTCAATTAGGCTGCGAACGGTATCAAATACCTGAAAGCCATCGGGACGAAGGGCAACAATGATATATTCGCGATCGCGGTTTTGACTGACGCGATCGAGCAATTGTTTGAAAGCAGAGTCAGTTCGAGCAATGCTAGCAGCAGGAACAAATAATTGTTGGGGATGAATCAAAATTCCATCTTGTCGGCATTCAATATAAACAGGCGTTTTAACTTGGTTTTTCCCGGCCTCCGTTTTTGCAACAATTTTGACCTCTTTTTGCTGTCCGCCTAGCATCTGACTGGAAACAATAACAATCGTTAAAATGAGAGTTCCAATCGTACAAGCTAAAACAGAAAGAAAGGGAAATAGTTCGATTTGGAT containing:
- a CDS encoding penicillin-binding protein 2; this encodes MSRAKSRFLSPQQREQRRLNARKASSARTIRRKPNSEVALPVLWGRIFLKSLERLENSQSWQWGRLLLVWGVLAAFAAGLAVNLYRLQIADAPELQRKARQQQQVYMRPYVPRRQIVDRHGTVLATDRLVYTLYAHPKLFKIPAVEVATKLGEVLAPMSATEIAAKFGKRKSGIPIAYDVQEDVADRVSTLSIDGIELIRQYSRLYPQQDLVSDAIGYVDREHHAQAGLEYSQQKLLERNIVSLRLNRTGMGTLMPDRVPEGFVEVDDQQLQLTLDLRLQRAVRFALQQQVKQFQAKRGAVIVMDVRSGAVRALASEPTFDPNQYYKSDVRLFKNWTVSDLYEPGSTFKPINIAIALEAGAINPSSTFNDTGSIQVGPWTIKNHDFDSRGGRGTLTLDQILQYSSNVGMVQVVRQMQRQDYYQALKNLGLDQKLGIELPGETAGQLKNEAKFTESAVEAATSAFGQGFSLSPFKLVQLHAAIANGGNLVTPYLVEGLINSKGDRLWQPQRQPPRQVFSKTNTDAVLKMMESVVNANSGKNARIEGYRIGGKSGTAQKASPTGGYYSNLRISSFVGIFPIEAPRYVILAVVDEPKGEGAFGSVVAAPIVRSAIEALIAIDGIPPAQTEASNTDTIP
- a CDS encoding lysophospholipid acyltransferase family protein — protein: MSDSPKVQARVVPWLYGMLLPIHRFLLGFYFQQIRVEGREYLPETGAFVLAPKHYSRWDPLVLALLSREPFYFMAKADQCEGFQGWFSQRLGAFPVDLERPAISSLKTAIALLASGQKLVLFPEGGIVRDELLRSLQPGLARLVLQAESLCNQTIPIVPIAIRYEPDAIKGAIVCLQICPPLHSGDYRQSTDKRTAAALTLALENVLREKLHQLQQQ